The Anguilla rostrata isolate EN2019 chromosome 18, ASM1855537v3, whole genome shotgun sequence genome has a window encoding:
- the LOC135244741 gene encoding interferon gamma receptor 1-like isoform X4, whose protein sequence is MYSVAPTVFMLLQLFLDKGFSYVPPPDNVTIQCHNFKTVAYWNYSQPSLHPRFIVELFPYGSREKNSRYLKPDSISESDSVKSCFNITHRHCNVSEPVLRSIQLGFYLNVTAVVGLNRSEPAASAEFTYNSNEFQEKLCFLDFPPVNLSKSGGMLKLEFRHPFDIYRKALRHVNDKKYYKSFTYEVLGQNMRLVCEREQGLCEELVSAPGAQEKPCIRLKGTMNNIHIETAEEVCLQELNQTALTIQPPKAYSADNWSLILALAGAGAAVVVFTVCAGLVFRRKTKGSTAFPKIMVRFCDLGSPSLSHRGQWGLSLSLSLTHTHTHTHTGHWALSLSNSNK, encoded by the exons TTCCCCCTCCAGACAACGTAACAATACAGTGCCACAATTTCAAAACAGTGGCCTACTGGAACTACAGCCAGCCCTCTCTACATCCCCGCTTCATTGTGGAGCTCTTCCCTTATGGCAG CAGAGAAAAGAACAGTCGTTACTTGAAGCCAGACAGTATAAGTGAGAG TGACTCGGTTAAGAGCTGCTTCAACATCACGCATCGCCACTGCAACGTGTCCGAGCCGGTCCTGCGCTCAATCCAGCTCGGCTTCTACCTCAACGTAACAGCAGTGGTCGGATTGAACCGGTCGGAGCCCGCTGCATCTGCAGAATTCACCTACAACTCAAACGAGTTTCAGGAAAAACTCT gctTTCTGGATTTCCCGCCCGTTAACCTGTCTAAGTCAGGCGGCATGCTCAAACTTGAGTTCCGTCACCCCTTCGACATCTACCGTAAGGCCCTGCGTCACGTTAATGATAAAAAGTACTACAAGAGCTTCACCTACGAGGTCCTAGGGCAG AACATGCGGCTGGTCTGCGAGAGGGAGCAGGGCCTGTGCGAGGAACTCGTGTCGGCCCCCGGGGCCCAGGAGAAACCCTGCATCCGGCTGAAAGGCACGATGAACAACATACACATCGAAACCGCTGAGGAAGTCTGCCTCCAGGAGCTCAACCAGACTGCCCTAACCATTCAACCCCCGAAAG cCTATTCTGCAGATAATTGGTCCTTAATCCTCGCCCTGGCGGGTGCTGGTGCTGCCGTGGTGGTCTTTACTGTTTGTGCGGGTCTGGTGTTCAGAAGAAAGACTAAGGGCAGCACTGCCTTCCCCAAGATTATGGTACGTTTCTGTGATCTggggtctccctctctctcacacaggggTCAgtggggtctctctctctctctctctctcactcacactcacacacacacacacacgggtcattgggctctctctctctcaaattcaaataaataa
- the LOC135244741 gene encoding interferon gamma receptor 1-like isoform X7: MYSVAPTVFMLLQLFLDKGFSYVPPPDNVTIQCHNFKTVAYWNYSQPSLHPRFIVELFPYGSDSVKSCFNITHRHCNVSEPVLRSIQLGFYLNVTAVVGLNRSEPAASAEFTYNSNEFQEKLCFLDFPPVNLSKSGGMLKLEFRHPFDIYRKALRHVNDKKYYKSFTYEVLGQNMRLVCEREQGLCEELVSAPGAQEKPCIRLKGTMNNIHIETAEEVCLQELNQTALTIQPPKAYSADNWSLILALAGAGAAVVVFTVCAGLVFRRKTKGSTAFPKIMVRFCDLGSPSLSHRGQWGLSLSLSLTHTHTHTHTGHWALSLSNSNK; encoded by the exons TTCCCCCTCCAGACAACGTAACAATACAGTGCCACAATTTCAAAACAGTGGCCTACTGGAACTACAGCCAGCCCTCTCTACATCCCCGCTTCATTGTGGAGCTCTTCCCTTATGGCAG TGACTCGGTTAAGAGCTGCTTCAACATCACGCATCGCCACTGCAACGTGTCCGAGCCGGTCCTGCGCTCAATCCAGCTCGGCTTCTACCTCAACGTAACAGCAGTGGTCGGATTGAACCGGTCGGAGCCCGCTGCATCTGCAGAATTCACCTACAACTCAAACGAGTTTCAGGAAAAACTCT gctTTCTGGATTTCCCGCCCGTTAACCTGTCTAAGTCAGGCGGCATGCTCAAACTTGAGTTCCGTCACCCCTTCGACATCTACCGTAAGGCCCTGCGTCACGTTAATGATAAAAAGTACTACAAGAGCTTCACCTACGAGGTCCTAGGGCAG AACATGCGGCTGGTCTGCGAGAGGGAGCAGGGCCTGTGCGAGGAACTCGTGTCGGCCCCCGGGGCCCAGGAGAAACCCTGCATCCGGCTGAAAGGCACGATGAACAACATACACATCGAAACCGCTGAGGAAGTCTGCCTCCAGGAGCTCAACCAGACTGCCCTAACCATTCAACCCCCGAAAG cCTATTCTGCAGATAATTGGTCCTTAATCCTCGCCCTGGCGGGTGCTGGTGCTGCCGTGGTGGTCTTTACTGTTTGTGCGGGTCTGGTGTTCAGAAGAAAGACTAAGGGCAGCACTGCCTTCCCCAAGATTATGGTACGTTTCTGTGATCTggggtctccctctctctcacacaggggTCAgtggggtctctctctctctctctctctcactcacactcacacacacacacacacgggtcattgggctctctctctctcaaattcaaataaataa
- the LOC135244741 gene encoding interferon gamma receptor 1-like isoform X1, which yields MPITGMGHVATTFRIEAREDLLQSQVPPPDNVTIQCHNFKTVAYWNYSQPSLHPRFIVELFPYGSSREKNSRYLKPDSISESDSVKSCFNITHRHCNVSEPVLRSIQLGFYLNVTAVVGLNRSEPAASAEFTYNSNEFQEKLCFLDFPPVNLSKSGGMLKLEFRHPFDIYRKALRHVNDKKYYKSFTYEVLGQNMRLVCEREQGLCEELVSAPGAQEKPCIRLKGTMNNIHIETAEEVCLQELNQTALTIQPPKAYSADNWSLILALAGAGAAVVVFTVCAGLVFRRKTKGSTAFPKIMVRFCDLGSPSLSHRGQWGLSLSLSLTHTHTHTHTGHWALSLSNSNK from the exons TTCCCCCTCCAGACAACGTAACAATACAGTGCCACAATTTCAAAACAGTGGCCTACTGGAACTACAGCCAGCCCTCTCTACATCCCCGCTTCATTGTGGAGCTCTTCCCTTATGGCAG CAGCAGAGAAAAGAACAGTCGTTACTTGAAGCCAGACAGTATAAGTGAGAG TGACTCGGTTAAGAGCTGCTTCAACATCACGCATCGCCACTGCAACGTGTCCGAGCCGGTCCTGCGCTCAATCCAGCTCGGCTTCTACCTCAACGTAACAGCAGTGGTCGGATTGAACCGGTCGGAGCCCGCTGCATCTGCAGAATTCACCTACAACTCAAACGAGTTTCAGGAAAAACTCT gctTTCTGGATTTCCCGCCCGTTAACCTGTCTAAGTCAGGCGGCATGCTCAAACTTGAGTTCCGTCACCCCTTCGACATCTACCGTAAGGCCCTGCGTCACGTTAATGATAAAAAGTACTACAAGAGCTTCACCTACGAGGTCCTAGGGCAG AACATGCGGCTGGTCTGCGAGAGGGAGCAGGGCCTGTGCGAGGAACTCGTGTCGGCCCCCGGGGCCCAGGAGAAACCCTGCATCCGGCTGAAAGGCACGATGAACAACATACACATCGAAACCGCTGAGGAAGTCTGCCTCCAGGAGCTCAACCAGACTGCCCTAACCATTCAACCCCCGAAAG cCTATTCTGCAGATAATTGGTCCTTAATCCTCGCCCTGGCGGGTGCTGGTGCTGCCGTGGTGGTCTTTACTGTTTGTGCGGGTCTGGTGTTCAGAAGAAAGACTAAGGGCAGCACTGCCTTCCCCAAGATTATGGTACGTTTCTGTGATCTggggtctccctctctctcacacaggggTCAgtggggtctctctctctctctctctctcactcacactcacacacacacacacacgggtcattgggctctctctctctcaaattcaaataaataa
- the LOC135244741 gene encoding interferon gamma receptor 1-like isoform X3: MYSVAPTVFMLLQLFLDKGFSYVPPPDNVTIQCHNFKTVAYWNYSQPSLHPRFIVELFPYGSSREKNSRYLKPDSISESDSVKSCFNITHRHCNVSEPVLRSIQLGFYLNVTAVVGLNRSEPAASAEFTYNSNEFQEKLCFLDFPPVNLSKSGGMLKLEFRHPFDIYRKALRHVNDKKYYKSFTYEVLGQNMRLVCEREQGLCEELVSAPGAQEKPCIRLKGTMNNIHIETAEEVCLQELNQTALTIQPPKAYSADNWSLILALAGAGAAVVVFTVCAGLVFRRKTKGSTAFPKIMVRFCDLGSPSLSHRGQWGLSLSLSLTHTHTHTHTGHWALSLSNSNK, translated from the exons TTCCCCCTCCAGACAACGTAACAATACAGTGCCACAATTTCAAAACAGTGGCCTACTGGAACTACAGCCAGCCCTCTCTACATCCCCGCTTCATTGTGGAGCTCTTCCCTTATGGCAG CAGCAGAGAAAAGAACAGTCGTTACTTGAAGCCAGACAGTATAAGTGAGAG TGACTCGGTTAAGAGCTGCTTCAACATCACGCATCGCCACTGCAACGTGTCCGAGCCGGTCCTGCGCTCAATCCAGCTCGGCTTCTACCTCAACGTAACAGCAGTGGTCGGATTGAACCGGTCGGAGCCCGCTGCATCTGCAGAATTCACCTACAACTCAAACGAGTTTCAGGAAAAACTCT gctTTCTGGATTTCCCGCCCGTTAACCTGTCTAAGTCAGGCGGCATGCTCAAACTTGAGTTCCGTCACCCCTTCGACATCTACCGTAAGGCCCTGCGTCACGTTAATGATAAAAAGTACTACAAGAGCTTCACCTACGAGGTCCTAGGGCAG AACATGCGGCTGGTCTGCGAGAGGGAGCAGGGCCTGTGCGAGGAACTCGTGTCGGCCCCCGGGGCCCAGGAGAAACCCTGCATCCGGCTGAAAGGCACGATGAACAACATACACATCGAAACCGCTGAGGAAGTCTGCCTCCAGGAGCTCAACCAGACTGCCCTAACCATTCAACCCCCGAAAG cCTATTCTGCAGATAATTGGTCCTTAATCCTCGCCCTGGCGGGTGCTGGTGCTGCCGTGGTGGTCTTTACTGTTTGTGCGGGTCTGGTGTTCAGAAGAAAGACTAAGGGCAGCACTGCCTTCCCCAAGATTATGGTACGTTTCTGTGATCTggggtctccctctctctcacacaggggTCAgtggggtctctctctctctctctctctcactcacactcacacacacacacacacgggtcattgggctctctctctctcaaattcaaataaataa
- the LOC135244741 gene encoding interferon gamma receptor 1-like isoform X2 — protein MPITGMGHVATTFRIEAREDLLQSQVPPPDNVTIQCHNFKTVAYWNYSQPSLHPRFIVELFPYGSREKNSRYLKPDSISESDSVKSCFNITHRHCNVSEPVLRSIQLGFYLNVTAVVGLNRSEPAASAEFTYNSNEFQEKLCFLDFPPVNLSKSGGMLKLEFRHPFDIYRKALRHVNDKKYYKSFTYEVLGQNMRLVCEREQGLCEELVSAPGAQEKPCIRLKGTMNNIHIETAEEVCLQELNQTALTIQPPKAYSADNWSLILALAGAGAAVVVFTVCAGLVFRRKTKGSTAFPKIMVRFCDLGSPSLSHRGQWGLSLSLSLTHTHTHTHTGHWALSLSNSNK, from the exons TTCCCCCTCCAGACAACGTAACAATACAGTGCCACAATTTCAAAACAGTGGCCTACTGGAACTACAGCCAGCCCTCTCTACATCCCCGCTTCATTGTGGAGCTCTTCCCTTATGGCAG CAGAGAAAAGAACAGTCGTTACTTGAAGCCAGACAGTATAAGTGAGAG TGACTCGGTTAAGAGCTGCTTCAACATCACGCATCGCCACTGCAACGTGTCCGAGCCGGTCCTGCGCTCAATCCAGCTCGGCTTCTACCTCAACGTAACAGCAGTGGTCGGATTGAACCGGTCGGAGCCCGCTGCATCTGCAGAATTCACCTACAACTCAAACGAGTTTCAGGAAAAACTCT gctTTCTGGATTTCCCGCCCGTTAACCTGTCTAAGTCAGGCGGCATGCTCAAACTTGAGTTCCGTCACCCCTTCGACATCTACCGTAAGGCCCTGCGTCACGTTAATGATAAAAAGTACTACAAGAGCTTCACCTACGAGGTCCTAGGGCAG AACATGCGGCTGGTCTGCGAGAGGGAGCAGGGCCTGTGCGAGGAACTCGTGTCGGCCCCCGGGGCCCAGGAGAAACCCTGCATCCGGCTGAAAGGCACGATGAACAACATACACATCGAAACCGCTGAGGAAGTCTGCCTCCAGGAGCTCAACCAGACTGCCCTAACCATTCAACCCCCGAAAG cCTATTCTGCAGATAATTGGTCCTTAATCCTCGCCCTGGCGGGTGCTGGTGCTGCCGTGGTGGTCTTTACTGTTTGTGCGGGTCTGGTGTTCAGAAGAAAGACTAAGGGCAGCACTGCCTTCCCCAAGATTATGGTACGTTTCTGTGATCTggggtctccctctctctcacacaggggTCAgtggggtctctctctctctctctctctcactcacactcacacacacacacacacgggtcattgggctctctctctctcaaattcaaataaataa
- the LOC135244741 gene encoding interferon gamma receptor 1-like isoform X6, with product MPITGMGHVATTFRIEAREDLLQSQVPPPDNVTIQCHNFKTVAYWNYSQPSLHPRFIVELFPYGSDSVKSCFNITHRHCNVSEPVLRSIQLGFYLNVTAVVGLNRSEPAASAEFTYNSNEFQEKLCFLDFPPVNLSKSGGMLKLEFRHPFDIYRKALRHVNDKKYYKSFTYEVLGQNMRLVCEREQGLCEELVSAPGAQEKPCIRLKGTMNNIHIETAEEVCLQELNQTALTIQPPKAYSADNWSLILALAGAGAAVVVFTVCAGLVFRRKTKGSTAFPKIMVRFCDLGSPSLSHRGQWGLSLSLSLTHTHTHTHTGHWALSLSNSNK from the exons TTCCCCCTCCAGACAACGTAACAATACAGTGCCACAATTTCAAAACAGTGGCCTACTGGAACTACAGCCAGCCCTCTCTACATCCCCGCTTCATTGTGGAGCTCTTCCCTTATGGCAG TGACTCGGTTAAGAGCTGCTTCAACATCACGCATCGCCACTGCAACGTGTCCGAGCCGGTCCTGCGCTCAATCCAGCTCGGCTTCTACCTCAACGTAACAGCAGTGGTCGGATTGAACCGGTCGGAGCCCGCTGCATCTGCAGAATTCACCTACAACTCAAACGAGTTTCAGGAAAAACTCT gctTTCTGGATTTCCCGCCCGTTAACCTGTCTAAGTCAGGCGGCATGCTCAAACTTGAGTTCCGTCACCCCTTCGACATCTACCGTAAGGCCCTGCGTCACGTTAATGATAAAAAGTACTACAAGAGCTTCACCTACGAGGTCCTAGGGCAG AACATGCGGCTGGTCTGCGAGAGGGAGCAGGGCCTGTGCGAGGAACTCGTGTCGGCCCCCGGGGCCCAGGAGAAACCCTGCATCCGGCTGAAAGGCACGATGAACAACATACACATCGAAACCGCTGAGGAAGTCTGCCTCCAGGAGCTCAACCAGACTGCCCTAACCATTCAACCCCCGAAAG cCTATTCTGCAGATAATTGGTCCTTAATCCTCGCCCTGGCGGGTGCTGGTGCTGCCGTGGTGGTCTTTACTGTTTGTGCGGGTCTGGTGTTCAGAAGAAAGACTAAGGGCAGCACTGCCTTCCCCAAGATTATGGTACGTTTCTGTGATCTggggtctccctctctctcacacaggggTCAgtggggtctctctctctctctctctctcactcacactcacacacacacacacacgggtcattgggctctctctctctcaaattcaaataaataa
- the LOC135244741 gene encoding interferon gamma receptor 1-like isoform X5, which yields MPITGMGHVATTFRIEAREDLLQSQVPPPDNVTIQCHNFKTVAYWNYSQPSLHPRFIVELFPYGSSREKNSRYLKPDSISESDSVKSCFNITHRHCNVSEPVLRSIQLGFYLNVTAVVGLNRSEPAASAEFTYNSNEFQEKLCFLDFPPVNLSKSGGMLKLEFRHPFDIYRKALRHVNDKKYYKSFTYEVLGQNMRLVCEREQGLCEELVSAPGAQEKPCIRLKGTMNNIHIETAEEVCLQELNQTALTIQPPKDNWSLILALAGAGAAVVVFTVCAGLVFRRKTKGSTAFPKIMVRFCDLGSPSLSHRGQWGLSLSLSLTHTHTHTHTGHWALSLSNSNK from the exons TTCCCCCTCCAGACAACGTAACAATACAGTGCCACAATTTCAAAACAGTGGCCTACTGGAACTACAGCCAGCCCTCTCTACATCCCCGCTTCATTGTGGAGCTCTTCCCTTATGGCAG CAGCAGAGAAAAGAACAGTCGTTACTTGAAGCCAGACAGTATAAGTGAGAG TGACTCGGTTAAGAGCTGCTTCAACATCACGCATCGCCACTGCAACGTGTCCGAGCCGGTCCTGCGCTCAATCCAGCTCGGCTTCTACCTCAACGTAACAGCAGTGGTCGGATTGAACCGGTCGGAGCCCGCTGCATCTGCAGAATTCACCTACAACTCAAACGAGTTTCAGGAAAAACTCT gctTTCTGGATTTCCCGCCCGTTAACCTGTCTAAGTCAGGCGGCATGCTCAAACTTGAGTTCCGTCACCCCTTCGACATCTACCGTAAGGCCCTGCGTCACGTTAATGATAAAAAGTACTACAAGAGCTTCACCTACGAGGTCCTAGGGCAG AACATGCGGCTGGTCTGCGAGAGGGAGCAGGGCCTGTGCGAGGAACTCGTGTCGGCCCCCGGGGCCCAGGAGAAACCCTGCATCCGGCTGAAAGGCACGATGAACAACATACACATCGAAACCGCTGAGGAAGTCTGCCTCCAGGAGCTCAACCAGACTGCCCTAACCATTCAACCCCCGAAAG ATAATTGGTCCTTAATCCTCGCCCTGGCGGGTGCTGGTGCTGCCGTGGTGGTCTTTACTGTTTGTGCGGGTCTGGTGTTCAGAAGAAAGACTAAGGGCAGCACTGCCTTCCCCAAGATTATGGTACGTTTCTGTGATCTggggtctccctctctctcacacaggggTCAgtggggtctctctctctctctctctctcactcacactcacacacacacacacacgggtcattgggctctctctctctcaaattcaaataaataa
- the LOC135245248 gene encoding interleukin-22 receptor subunit alpha-2-like, whose product MTIPAALLLLCNVTFSWGLEIPGSADLREDVAPQEVHFESLDYRNVLRWEHHGQVHGNPQYFVQYKIYGEKHWTNATHCQGIRELHCDLSQEMSELREWYYARVQAVLHGAQSSWTLSPRFNSHWETSVSPPKVKMHVTEQGIMVQLRPPSSPYRRRNGSRIAVRKLQRLLYRVYLTHNGIVQEQHDLEGCVRKVLITDLKRRTTYCLQAETHILLLGRRSGKSQAVCVTTP is encoded by the exons ATGACCATCCCTGCTGCACTTCTGCTGCTGTGTAACGTCACCTTCTCCTGGGGCCTGGAAA TCCCAGGTAGTGCGGATCTGCGGGAGGACGTAGCGCCACAGGAAGTGCACTTTGAGTCGTTAGACTACCGGAACGTTCTACGCTGGGAGCACCATGGCCAAGTACATGGGAACCCACAGTACTTTGTTCAGTACAAAAT CTATGGGGAAAAGCACTGGACCAACGCCACTCACTGTCAAGGTATCAGAGAACTTCACTGTGACCTGAGCCAGGAGATGTCAGAACTCAGGGAGTGGTACTACGCCAGGGTGCAGGCGGTTCTCCACGGGGCCCAGTCCTCATGGACCCTCAGCCCCAGGTTCAACTCACACTGGGAGA CTTCCGTCAGCCCTCCCAAGGTGAAGATGCATGTGACGGAGCAAGGCATTATGGTCCAACTTCGGCCTCCAAGCTCCCCCTACAGGAGACGAAACGGCAGCCGGATAGCTGTGAGGAAGCTGCAGAGACTGCTGTACAGAGTATACCTCACCCACAATGGCATCGTACAG GAACAGCATGACCTGGAGGGCTGTGTCAGGAAGGTCCTCATCACGGATCTGAAACGCAGGACCACCTACTGCCTCCAGGCCGAAACCCACATCCTGCTGCTGGGCCGGCGGAGCGGGAAGAGCCAGGCCGTCTGCGTCACCACGCCCTGA